In Nocardioides jishulii, the DNA window GCGACCACGCCGTAGCGGCGACCGCGTGGCAGGTGGCGGGCGAAGGCCTCGAAGACGCAGTAGCGCTGCGCGGTCCCGTTGGCGATCGCCGCGCGCAGCATCGTCAGCTCGTACTGGTCGGTGAGCAGCGCGGTGCTGGCTGTGTGGCTGGCACATCGCGACCCGTGTTCAGATCGCGGTAGCCGAGCACCCTGCCGTCAGACAGCCACGCGTACGCCCGATTGATCCCGTTCTCGAAGCGCCACGAGATGTCGATCGACAACATGCCACGAGGATGCCGTGAGTCAACGGCCGTGTCTGGAGAAGTGCCGCATCCGGCTGAGGTGGGGGACGCCGACAGGGGGCGCTTCCGGCGCTATGGACTTGTCTCGCAACGTGAGCCACGATCGGCGGGTGCTGAATGATCTCTTGCGCCCGGACCTGTCAGTTGTCTTCTGCGGCACCGCCGTGGCCACCGCGTCGGCCCGCCGTGGGCACTACTACAGCGGGCCAGGAAACAAGTTCTGGCAGTTGCTGCACGAAGCAGGCTTCACGCCGACGCGACTCAGCCCCGAAGAAGACGTTTCCCTGCTCGACCATGGTGTGGGGATCACAGACCTCGTCAAGAACGTCGCGCAAAGCCACGACAGAGGTCTCGACTTCAGTGGGACCCCACGCGTTGCGGCCCATCTTGAGACTGCAGCGCCACGATGGGTGGCCTTCAACGGTCTGACGGCAGGGCGGGCCGCAGCGGCGCAGTTGGGGCTTGCCCGCAGAAAAGACGTCCACCTCGGAGAGCAGCCCTGGCACGTCGGGCAGAGCCGGGTGTTCGTTCTTCCCAGCAGCAGCGGGGCGCACGCCACCATGCCGTACGGGGAAAAGCTTGCATGGTGGCGCGAACTACGTTCTGCCTCCGATGCGAGCCCTGCGTGACCGTTCGGCGGCGCCCTCTCTTCAAGCACCGTGACAGCGCCGTCTCTACGTCTCAGCCGACTCGATGCATCGAGTCGAGCAGTCGCGAGAAGGCGGCCTCGGTGATCACCGGGATCTCGTAGCTGCGAGCCTTGGCGGCCTTGCCGCTCTGTGAGTCCGGGTCGGCGGCGACCACGAGCTTCGTCTTCTTGTTGACACCGCCACACCTCAGGCCAGCTCGCTCCGCGAGTTCCTCCAATTGCCCCCGCGGCGCCGAGAGCTCACCGGTGAAGACAACTTGGTCACCGCTCTCGAGCTTGAAGGCATCGCTGGTGGACGAGCGGTCCGCCACCTTCTCGGCCCGATCCAAGGCGATCCGGACGAGGTCCCGGGGAAGGCCGAGCATGGCCGCCACACTGCTCAGGACGGTGTGCTCGGCCTCCGTCACCACCCCGTCCTCCCATGCAGCGATGGCCATGGCGTCAAGAAACGTCATGTGAACCGCCGCAACCTGGTCGCGATGCAGGCCGAGGTGCATGGCGACCTCGATCAGGGCCGCCTCCTCGTGCGCAGACAAGTACCCGTCAAGCATCGCTCTCTCGAGGACGTCCAGGTAAGCCTCGACCCGCGGTTCGGGGTTGCGAGGCAGCCGGGAACTGATGCGGTCAAGCCACTCATCCGGCCGCCGCTCGGCGCTCGCTCGAGCCTTCGTCGGGATCTTGCTGAGTCCTTCGAGCGCCGGCCACCAGTGGCTACGCGTGGAGAGGTTCGTCCCCTCCCACGGCACTGGGCGGGGGCTCTGGGAGAGATAGAAACCCAGGAGCCCGGCCACCGCTCTCGCATCACCGAGCGCAGTGTGTGCACGTCGCCGTGAGAGACGTTCGCCGCCGCGCAGCAGTCCTTCAGCTTGCGGGAGGCTCCCCGGAGGTACGAGGTGGAGAGCTGCATGGTGCACAAAGACGGAGTGGGCGGGCGGGTGCTGAGCCCGGCTCGCGAGAACTCGTGGTCGAGAAACTGCGTGTCGAAGCGGGCGTTGTGCGCGACGAGCGTGCGACCGCTGAGCAAGGTGATGACATGCGGCGCCACCTCTCGAAAGGTCGGGGCGTCTAGCACGTCACGGGCCGAGATCCCGTGCAGATCAGTTGGGCCCACGTCCCTGCCCGGATTGACCAGGGTCGACCATTCCTCGAGGACTTCGCCTTCGTCGGAGACGGACACGATGCCGATCTCGATGACGCGGTCATGTTGCTGCGGAAACAGTCCCGTGGTCTCGAGGTCGAGAACCGTGTAACCAGTCATGACGTCCTCTCGTCGATCGGTCGACAGGAAGGTACGACCCCGGGACCCGGTGCGCAGGCGATTCGCGAATGAGCGGTTGATCGCCACTCGGTATGAATGACTCGGAACGACGACGAGAGGCCCCGAGCTGACGCCCGGGGCCTCTCGCTCAAAGTGCAGGTCAGACCGCAGCGGTCTCCGCAGCCTCGGTCGGCTCGCCGCCGCCGCGCTGCTTGCGCACCTGGCCGAGCTCCGCGGGCTGCACGCGCATGAACGAGACCATCACGATCGAGGCCAGGATCATCAGGCCGGCAGCGGCCATGAAGGCAGCGGTCGCGCCCTCGGTGAACGAGGTCTGGAAGAGGACCGTGTCGAGCATGGTCTGACCGGCGCCCGGCACCACCATGTCGGGGTCGACGCCCGAGGCCTCGAGCAGGCCGCGTACCTCACCGATCACCGCATCGGAGCGGTCGTTGATGAAGTGCAGTGACACGGTGCTGAGCAGGCCCAGGCCGAACGCGCCACCGATCTGGGTGACGGTGTTGAGCACCGACGAGCCGACGCCCTGGTCCTCGGCCCGGATGTTGTGGATCGCGGTGAGCGTCATCGGCACGAAGACCAGACCCATGCCCAGACCCATCAGGGCCAGGAACGGGAAGAGGTCGGTGAGGTAGGTGAACGAGTCGCCACCGACACCCTCGCCGGCGAGCGTACGAGCCACGGCATGGGCGGGGGAGTCGTCGACCTCGTAGCGCGAGAAGCCGTAGAGACCACCCGCGGCGAGCAGGGTGCCGGCGCCGGTGATCCAACGGATCGAGAAGCGCGCGACCAGCTGCGAGGCGGCGATGGTGCCGACCATGACCGACATCGAGAACGGCAGGAACGCCAGTCCGGCGTTGAAAGGCTCGAAGCCGACGATGCGCTGCACGAACTGACCGTTGAAGTAGAACATCGACATCATCGCCATCGAGGCGAAGAGCATCGCGGCGAACGAGGTGCCCCGGGTGCGGTCCTTGATGATGCGCAGCGGGAGCAGCGGGTGCTCGACGCGCTTCTCGATGACCAGGAAGAGCACGATCAGGGCGATGCCGAGCAGGCCGAAGATGATCGTCTGCGGGTGCGTCCAGCCGCCGTCCGCGTCGCCCGCCTTGGTCAGGCCGTAGACCAGCGCGAACATGCCCAGCGTGCCGGTCAGCGCGCCCGGGATGTCGAGCGGGTTGCGGTTGCGCGCCGACTCGGCCAGCCAGCGCGGGGCCAGCAGGGCGGCGATGAAGCCGATCGGGGCGTTGATCAGCAGGGTCAGGCGCCAGCCGGTGACCTCCATGCCGAAGATCGAGTCGATGCCGGTGAGCCAACCGCCCACCAGCAGACCCATCGCGGCACCGATGCCGGACATGCCGGCGTAGATGCCCATCGCCTTGTTGCGCGGGGGGCCGGCCGGGAAGTTGGTGGTGATCAGGGCCAGCGCGGCGGGCGAGGCCAGTGCGGCGCCGACACCCTGCAGGCCGCGCGCGAAGAGCAGCATCCAACCCTCGGTCGCGAAACCGCCGAGCAGCGACGCCGTGCCGAAGATGATCAGGCCGATGGTGAACGTGCGGCGTCGTCCGAGCATGTCGCCGAGGCGACCACCGAGAATGAGCAGACCACCGAAGGTCAGGGCGTACGCGGTGACCATCCACGTCAGTGCTGCCTGGCTGAGGTCCAGGTCGCGCGCGACGTGCGGCAGCGCGATGTTGGTGATGGTCGCGTCGAGCACCAGCATCAGCTGGACGACGGAGATCAGGACCAGGGCCTTGCGCAGGCTCACGCCAGCGGCGGAGGCGCCGGACGGGGACGCAGCCGGCCCGCTGGCGGCTGCGTCGGGGAGGGAGTTGCTCATCGTTGTCCTCGGGGAAAGGTGGAGAGGGCCGAGTGCGGCCCACTGCATGCTAGGCCGTCGTGCCGACACGTGAAGCCGTTAGGTGGGACATGTTGTGCAGGAAACACTGGCGGCGACGGTGAGCGGCGAGGTGAGGTCGAGAAGTGTCGGGGGCGACAGGCAGGATGGACCCATGAGTGGTGACGAGGTCAAGGCGGCGACCCCCGAGGCGCGTGAGCGCCACCTGGTCCTGGCCCAGGAGGTCGACGAGGCGCGCTTCCGCTACTACGTGCAGGACCGCCCCACCCTCTCCGACGCCGACTTCGACGCCCGGATGCGCGAGCTGGAGGCGCTGGAGGAGGAGTTCCCCGAGCTGCGTACGCCCGACTCCCCGACGCAGAAGGTGGGGGGAGCGGTCTCGACCGAGTTCACCCCGGTCGACCACCTCCAGCGCATGGAGTCGCTCGACAACGCCTTCACGCCCGAGGAGCTCACGAGCTGGTACGAGCGCATCCTGCGCGACGGCATCACCTCCCCGGCCCTGCTCTGCGAGCTCAAGGTCGACGGCCTCGCCATCAACCTGCTGTACGAGGACGGGCGCCTCGTGCGCGCCCTCACCCGCGGGGACGGCCGGACCGGCGAGGACGTCACCCCCAACGTGCGCACCATCGCCTCCATCCCGCACCGGCTCACGCCCACCGAGGAGTTCCCGGTGCCACGTCGCATCGAGGTGCGCGGCGAGATCTTCCTGCCGGTCGAGGCCTTCGAGCGGCTCAACGCCGCGATGCTCGACGCCGGCAAGCCCGCCTTCGCCAACCCCCGCAACGCCGCCGCCGGCTCCCTGCGCCAGAAGGACCCGCGGGTCACCGCCACCCGCGACCTCGACATGGTCTGCCACGGCATCGGGGCCCGCGAGGGGTTCGACCCGGTCACGCAGTCCCAGGCCTACGAAGCCATGGCCGCGTGGGGGCTGCCCACCTCGAGTCGTGTGAAGGTCTTCAACAACCTCGACGACGTGCGGGCCTTCATCGTCGACCACGGCGAGCGGCGCCACGAGGTCGAGCACGAGATCGACGGCGTCGTGGTGAAGGTTGACGAGGTCGCCTCCCAGCGTCGGCTCGGCTCCACCAGCCGGGCGCCGCGCTGGGCGATCGCGTGGAAGTATCCGCCCGAGGAGGTCCACGCCAAGCTCCTGGGCATCGAGGTCAACACCGGCCGCACCGGCCGCGTCACGCCCTTCGGCCGGATGGAGCCCACCAAGGTGGCCGGATCCACGGTCGAGATGGCCACGCTGCACAACTTCTACGAGGTGAAGCGCAAGGACGTACGCCCCGGCGACACCGTGATCCTGCGCAAGGCCGGCGACGTGATCCCCGAGATCCTCGGCGCGGTCCCCGAGCTGCGTCCGGAGGGTCTGCCCGAGTGGGTGCCGCCGACGCACTGCCCAGCCTGCGGCACCGAGCTGGTCGAGCAGAAGGCCGGTGACAAGGACCGACGCTGCCCCAACCACCGCTCCTGCCCCGCCCAGCTGATGGAGCGCGTCTTCCACGTCGGATCCCGCGGCGCCTTCGACATCGAAGGGCTCGGCTACGAAGCCGCCCGCGCCCTGCTCGACGCCGGCGTCCTCACCGACGAGGGCGACGTCTTCGCCCTGAGCGAGGACGACCTCCTGCGCACCGAACTCTTCACCCGGGCGCCGAAGAAGGGGGAGGAGGGCCGCCAGCTCACCGCCAACGGCCGCAAGCTCCTCGACAACCTCCAGGTGCGGACCAAGGCGCCGCTGTGGCGGGTGCTCGTCGCCCTCTCGATCCGCCACGTCGGCCCGACGGCCGCCCGCGCGCTGGCCACCGAGTTCGGCACGATGGAGGCGGTCCGCACGGCCGACGAGGAGACGCTCGCCCAGACCGAGGGTGTCGGCGGGATCATCGCCGCCTCCGTGCGCGAGTGGTTCGACGGGCCGGAGGGGGAGTGGCACACCGGCATCGTGGACAAGTGGGCCGCTGCCGGCGTCACCATGGCCGACGAGCGCGACGAGTCGGTGCCCCGCACGCTGGAGGGGCTGACCGTCGTCGCGACCGGCTCCTTGGTCAACTTCACCCGCGACTCGGTCAAGGAAGCGATCATCACTCGCGGCGGCAAGGCTTCGGGGTCGGTGTCGAAGAAGACCGACTACGTCGTGGTGGGCGACAACGCCGGCTCCAAGGCCGAGAAGGCCGAGCAGCTGGGCGTGCGCATGCTGGACGAGGCGCAGTTCGAGAAGCTGCTCGCCGAAGGGCCGGCGGGGCTGGGCGACTGAGGCTGGCCCTCAGGAGCGCAACTTCTCCAGCACCAGATCCGCTGCTGCCTGCTGGCCCTCCGCGAACGGATGGAACTGCAGCGCCCGGGAGAAGTCGGTCTCCGGGCCGTTGACCCACGGGTCGTCGGAGCAGATGTCGTGACCCTCGCTGGCGCTCCACAGGTCGACCAGCTCGGCGTCGGTGGCCTCGGCCGCCCGGCGCAGCGCCTGGTCGAGGCGCTCGGCGACCTCACGGGCGTACGCGTTGTCCCCGCGCGCCAGCATGAGGTTGTCGCAGCCCTTCTTCGGCGTGAGTTGCGGATAGTTGACCAGCAGGATCCTGGCCTCGGGGCTGCGCTCGCGGACCTCCTCGATGACCGTGCGCACCCGCTTCTGCGTACGTCCGACCGCCTCCGTCAGCACGTCACGACCGCCCCGCTGCAGGGACTCGCGGCACGGTGCCCCCTTCGGGTCGCGGTCGGCGAGCTGCGGGCAGCGGCCGGTCAAGGTGGCGAAGACGTTGAAGTCGTTGCCGCCGATGCCAATCGTGACCAGGTCGGTCTCCGGGGTCAGGGCCTCGAACTGGGGCGGGACCCGCTGCTGGAGCACCGTGGTCTGGGGCTTCGTCATGTGGGTGGTGTCCGCCGCCGAGCAGCTCACGTCGACCAGCTCGGTCGCCGGTCCGTTGCCGGCCGCATCCCGCAGACCCCTGGCCACCAGGGAGGGGTAGTTGCCGGTCGAGCGGTAGCACCCCAGCGCCTCGACGGCGTTGGGGACGAAGGGAGCGGCGGTGAACGAGTCGCCGAGCGCGACGTAGCGCGTGGGCACGTCGGTGGTGGCCGTCCGTCCGCCGGACTTCTCGCCCCCGTCGTCGGTCGACGAGCAGCCAGCGACGAGGGCCACGAACGCCAGCGCCACGCCTGCGGCGAGCATGCGATGCCGTCGCTCCAGCGGCTGACGGGCGGGTCTGGTGCGGCTCATCGTCTCCCTCTCGTTCCCCTCGTGTCCCGCTCGTGTCGGAGTGTCGAGCCTACGTGTGGGTCCCACGCCGGGGGAGTGGGCGTGGAGTCCCTAGGATGGGGCGTGACCTCGTCCGTCCTTCGACGGACGATGGATCCCTCGATTCGCCAGGTAAGGAAAACCATTGCCCGAGATCACCCGCGACGAGGTCGCGCACCTGGCCGACCTGGCCAGGATCGACCTCTCCGACGCCGAACTCGACCACCTCGCTCCTCAGCTGAACGTGATCCTCGAGTCGGTCGCCTCGCTGAGCGAGGTGGCGAGCGCCGACGTGCCGCCCACCTCGCACCCGCTGCCGCTGACCAACGTCTTCCGTGAGGACGTCGTACGCCCGGGGCTGAGCGCCGAGCAGGCGCTCGCCGCCGCCCCGGCGAGCGCGCAGCAGCGATTCATGGTTCCGCGCATCCTGGGAGACGAGCAGTGACCAACTGGACCCGCAAGACCGCCGACGAGCTGGCGCAGGCCCTGGCCGCCGGTGAGGTGACCAGCGTCGAGCTGACCCAGGCCCACCTCGACCGCATCGCAGCCGTCGACGGCGACGCCGACGCCGGCGTCCACGCCTTCCTCCACGTCGACGCCGAGGGCGCCCTCGCCCAGGCGAAGGCCTCCGACGAGCGCCGCGCCGCCGGCGCCCCCGCCTCCTACCTCGACGGCGTGCCGATCGCGGTCAAGGACGTGCTCGCCACCGAGGGCGTCCCGACGACCGTCGCCTCGAAGATCCTCGAGGGCTGGATCCCGCCCTACGACGCGACCGTGGTGAAGAAGCTGAAGGCGGCGGGCCTCCCGATCCTCGGCAAGACCAACATGGACGAGTTCGCGATGGGTTCCTCCACCGAGCACTCGGCCTACGGCCCCACCCGCAACCCGTGGGACCAGACCCGCATCCCCGGCGGCTCCGGCGGCGGCTCGGCCGCGGCCGTCTCCGCCTTCGAGGCGCCGCTCGCGATCGGCACCGACACCGGTGGCTCGATCCGCCAGCCGGCCGCGGTGACCGGCTCGGTCGGCGTCAAGCCCACCTACGGCGGTGTCTCGCGCTACGGCCTCGTGGCCATGGCCAACTCGCTCGACCAGGTCGGTCCGGTGACCCGTACGGTCCTGGACTCCGCGCTGCTGCACGAGCTGATCGGCGGGCACGACCCGCTCGACTCCACCTCGATCGACGCCCCCGTCCCGGCGTTCGCCGACGCCGCCCGTGAGGGTGCCGCCGGTGACCTCACCGGCCTCAAGGTCGGTGTCATCACCGAGCTGCACGGCGACGGCTACCAGGCCGGCGTGCTGGCCCGCTTCAACGAGTCGCTCGACCTGCTGCGCGCGGCTGGTGCCGAGGTCGTCGAGGTCTCGTGCCCGAGCTTCGTGCACGCGCTGGCGACCTACTACCTGCTGATGCCGAGCGAGGCGTCCTCCAACCTCGCCAAGTTCGACGCCATGCGCTACGGCGTGCGGGTCACCCCCGAGGGTGACCCGAGTGCCGAGGACGTCATGCGGGCCTCCCGCGACGCCGGCTTCGGTGACGAGGTCAAGCGCCGCATCATCATCGGGACGTACGCCCTCTCCAGCGGCTACTACGAGGCCTACTACGGCCAGGCCCAGAAGGTGCGCACGCTCATCACGCGCGACTTCGAGGCCGCCTTCGAGCAGGTCGACGTCCTGGTCAGCCCGACCTCGCCGACCACCGCCTTCAAGCTGGGCGAGAAGCTCGACGACCCGATCGCGATGTACCTCAACGACCTCGCGACCATCCCCGCCAACCTGGCCGGCGTGCCGGGCATCAGCCTGCCCAACGGTCTGGCCGACGAGGACGGGCTGCCGTCGGGCTTCCAGATCCTCGCCCCGGCGACCGAGGACGTACGTCTCTACCGCGTCGGCGCTGCCCTCGAGGCTGCGCTGGAGAAGAACTGGGGCGGTCCGTTGCTCGACCGCGCCCCCGAGCTGGAAGGGGTGCAGGCATGAGCGCCACCGGTACCGCCGCGAAGCTGATGGACCTCGACAAGGTCCTGGCCACCTACGACCCGGCGCTGGGCCTCGAGGTCCACGTCGAGCTCAACACGAACACCAAGATGTTCTGCGGCTGCCCCACGGAGTTCGGCGCCGAGCCGAACACCCAGGTCTGCCCGACCTGCCTGGGCCTGCCCGGCGCGATGCCCGTGGTCAACGCCAAGGCCGTCGAGGCCGCCATCCGCATCGGCCTCGCCCTCAACTGCGAGATCGCCGAGTGGTGCCGCTTCGCCCGGAAGAACTATTTCTACCCGGACATGCCGAAGAACTTCCAGACCTCGCAGTACGACGAGCCGATCGCCTTCGAGGGCTTCATGGACGTCACCATCGAGGGTGACGACGGCGAGCCGGAGAACTTCCGCGTCGAGATCGAGCGCGCCCACATGGAGGAGGACACCGGCAAGTCGCTGCACGTCGGTGGCGCCACCGGCCGCATCCACGGTGCCGACTACTCGCTGGTCGACTACAACCGCGCCGGCATCCCGCTCATCGAGATCGTCACCAAGCCCATCGTCGGCGCCGGCGCGAAGGCCCCGGCCGTCGCCCGGGCGTACGTCGCCCAGCTGCGCGAGCTGATCCTCGCGCTCGGCGTCTCCGACGCCCGCATGGACCAGGGCTCGATCCGCGCCGACGTCAACCTCTCGCTCGCCCCCAAGGGCACCGAGAAGCTCGGCACCCGCACGGAGACGAAGAACGTCAACTCCCTGCGATCGGTCGAGCGGGCGGTGCGCTACGAGATGCGCCGTCACGGCGCGATCCTCGCGGGCGGCGGCAGCATCCTGCAGGAGACCCGGCACTGGCACGAGGACACCGGCGTCACCACGTCGGGTCGCGAGAAGTCCGACGCCGAGGACTACCGCTACTTCCCCGAGCCCGACCTGGTGCCGGTGGCGCCGACGCGGGAGTGGGTCGAGGAGCTGCGCGCCACCCTGCCCGAGAACCCGACCGTCAAGCGGGCCCGCCTGCAGGCCGAGTGGGGCTTCACCGACCTGGAGATGCGCGACACGATCGGTGCCGGTGCGTTCGGCCTGGTCGAGGAGACCATCGCCCAGGGCGCGGCCCCGCAGGCCGCGCGCAAGTGGTGGCTCGGCGAGATGGCCCGTCGCTCCAACGAGACCGGCGTCGAGATCACCGAGCTGGGGATCACCCCGGCCGACGTGGCGAAGATCCAGGCGCTCGTCGACGCGAAGACGATCAACGACAAGCTGGCTCGCCAGGTCATCGAGGGCGTCATCGCCGGTGAGGGCACGCCCGAGGAGGTCGTCGAGAAGCGCGGCCTGGCCGTGGTCTCCGACGACGGCGCGCTCTCGGCGGCCGTCGACAAGGCGATCGAGGCCAACCCCGACGTGGCCGACAAGATCCGCGACGGCAAGGTGGCCGCAGCCGGTGCCCTCATCGGCGCGGTGATGAAGGAGATGCGCGGACAGGCCGACGCCGGCCGCGTGCGCGAGCTGATCATCGAGAAGCTCTCCTGACCCACGGCGTACGCCCCGCGCACCCACGCTGAAACTGCGGAGTTGATGGCGCGACACCCCGGTGTCGCCCCCATCAACTCCGCAGTTTGCGTTGTGCCTGAATCACGCGCCGCGCGTGGTCGACCGCACAGTCGGCCGACTCCTCGCACGGGCACTTTCGGAGGTACAGTGAGCCGGTCGCGACACCAGTCGTGGCACCTCTTACGCCCGTCACGGGGAAAGCCGGTCCAAGTCCGGCGCTGACCCGCAACCGTAGGCACGGAGCAATCCGTGCGAGCCGGAACGCCTGTGACGACGCGTCCGAACACAACGCTGTCGTGGAAAACAGCGGGTTCGACTCCGTTGGAGTGGTCCCGCTGGTGCAGCGGGAAGGACACTCATGTTGCGCAGCACGCGCACCCGAGCCGCGTTCGTCGCGGCCACCGCCCTCGTCGTCACCGGCCTCGGCCACGTCCCGGCACAGGCTGCCAGCGACCCGACACCGGCGCAGCTCGCCGGCGACTGGATGCTCGGCAACCTCAACGCCGACGGTCTGCTCACCGGGGCCTACACGGACATCGACGGAAGCACGAAGACGTTCGTCGACCACGGAAGCACCGTCGACCTGGCGTTCTCGCTCGACGCCGCGGGTGGCCGTGACGCCGAGGTCGCGCAGCTGACCGACGCCGTCGCCGCGACGATCGCGGACTACACCACCGACGGAGACGCGACCTACTCCGGCTCGTCGGCCAAGGCGCTCGCCCTGGCCACCAGCGAGGGCCGTGACCCGCGTACCTTCGGTGGCGTCGACCTCCTGGCGCAGGTCGAGGAGACCGTCATCACCGCCGGCCCGTCGACCGGTCGTCTTCAGGACCTCGACCCGACGCCCACCGAGTGGTTCGACGACTACGCCAACACCATCGGTCAGGCGTTCGCTGCCCGGTCGCTGACCCGGGCCGGTTCCTCGTTGGCCGACGAGGCCACCGACTTCCTGCTGCTCCAGCAGTGCGACGCCGGGTTCTTCCGCCTCGACTTCACCAAGGACAAGGCAGCCACCGACCAGTCCTGTGACGGCGCCGCCGGCACGGTCGACGTCGACGGTCCGGACGTGACCGCGCTGGTGACGCTGCAGCTGGCCGCCATCGACGCCCCGGACGCCGACGTCACGGCAGCGCTCGCCGACGCCAAGGCCTGGCTGGCCGCCCAGCAGACGGCTGACGGTGGTTTCGGCAGCAGCCAGAACGGCACCAACGCCAACAGCACCGGCCTCACCGGCGCCGCTCTCGCCGCGCTCGGAGACAAGGCGCGGGCGACGAAGGGCGCGACCTGGCTGCGCGCTCGTCAGGTGATCGGCGCCTGCGACGGCAAGCTCGCCCCCGAGACCGGTGCGATCGCGTACGACGACGCCACCCTCGCCACCGGCCGCAAGGACGGCATCACCGACCCGCTCGACCGCCTGCAGTGGGTCATGTCCGGGGCCCAGGGCCTGGCCGGTCTGGCGTCCGCCCCGGCGACCACCAGCGCCGAGGGAGCCAGCCTGCGTACGCCGAAGTTCGCCAAGGCGGGCACGAAGCTCAAGGTCACCGTCCGCGGCCTCGCCGCCGGCGAGCGCGCCTGCGTCACGGGGCTGGGTGCCCCGCGTCAGGTGGTCGGCGCCGGGAAGCTGACGGTGACGGCGACGGTGAAGGCCGGCACGGTCCGCCCCACGCTGCGCACCGCGACCGAGTCGGTCCAGCAGGCCGGCGGCACCAAGGTGCTGGGCAAGAAGAAGCTCAAGGTCGCCCTCGCCAAGAAGCAGGTCACGCGCAACGCGAAGGTCAAGGTGACCGTCAAGGGTCTGGCCGCCGGTGAGAAGGTCACGATCAAGCTCCGAGGCAAGAAGGTCGCCTCCGGCACCGCCAACGCCAAGGGCGTGCTGACCCGCACGATCAAGGTTGGCAAGGCCAAGGGCGTCGCCAAGGTGAGCGTCCAGGGGCAGTACGCCACCCGCACCGGCACCGCGAAGGTCCAGGTGCGATGAGCTCGACCTCCGCCCGGAGGCGTCTCGCCGGGTCCGTCGCCGCACTCCTCGTGGGTGCGGCGGCGGGCATCGGCCTGCTCGCCCCTGCGCCCGCCCAGGCGGCCGCCTGCAGCGGCTCCTCGGGGGTCACCGTCGTCGTCGACTTCGCCGAGCTCGGGGGAGGGGTCACCGCAGGGTGCGCGACCGAGGGTGGGCGGGCCCGTGGGGTCTTCTCCGCGGCCGGCTACACGCTCAGCACCGCGACCAAGTCGCCGGGCTTCGTCTGCCGGGTCAACGGCCTGCCGGCCGACGACCCGTGCGTGGACGCAGCACCCTCCGACCGCTACTGGAGCCTGTGGTGGGCCGACGGCCAGGGCGGTTCGTGGGTCTACTCCTCCGCGGGCGTGGACGCCCTCAAGGTCCCCGACGGCGCCTACCTGGCCTTCGCCTGGCACCAGGGGAGCGGCAAGAGCCAGCCGCCGTCGACCGTGCCGGTGACCCGGACCGCGCCGACGAAGAAGCCTGCTCCGGAGAAGTCGCCCGCACCGAAGCCGGGTCCCGGGAAGAAGGGCGGTGGCAGCAACCCTGCACCCGCCCCGACCTCCGCGCCCTCGGCCGCACCCGGGACAGCTGGGGACAACGCCTCCGGTGCGCCCACGCCTGCGGCCTCCGGCTCTGCGTCGCCCACCGACAGCGCCTCCCCGGACGCCGACGAACCCACCCCGGGGGAGACCTTCTCGGTCGACCCCGAGCTCCCGGCAGCCGACCAGATCACGGCCGGCCCCGAGGACACGGTCACCTTCTCGGCCGAGGAGGTCGACGGGCTGCCCGCCTGGGTCCCAGCCGTGGTCGTGCTCGTGCTGGTGGGCGCCGTCGTCGCCGTCGTCCTCGTCCGCCGTCGTCAGGTCTGAGCGACATGACCGTCGTCGCCGACGCCCCCACCCACGTTCCCACCCGGCGGGTGCGGTCTCCTCGTGAGCTGCACCCGGTGGCGTGGTGGACGTGGGCAGGGGGCGTCGCGGCGGCGGCGTCCAACACCACGAACCCGT includes these proteins:
- a CDS encoding MFS transporter — translated: MSNSLPDAAASGPAASPSGASAAGVSLRKALVLISVVQLMLVLDATITNIALPHVARDLDLSQAALTWMVTAYALTFGGLLILGGRLGDMLGRRRTFTIGLIIFGTASLLGGFATEGWMLLFARGLQGVGAALASPAALALITTNFPAGPPRNKAMGIYAGMSGIGAAMGLLVGGWLTGIDSIFGMEVTGWRLTLLINAPIGFIAALLAPRWLAESARNRNPLDIPGALTGTLGMFALVYGLTKAGDADGGWTHPQTIIFGLLGIALIVLFLVIEKRVEHPLLPLRIIKDRTRGTSFAAMLFASMAMMSMFYFNGQFVQRIVGFEPFNAGLAFLPFSMSVMVGTIAASQLVARFSIRWITGAGTLLAAGGLYGFSRYEVDDSPAHAVARTLAGEGVGGDSFTYLTDLFPFLALMGLGMGLVFVPMTLTAIHNIRAEDQGVGSSVLNTVTQIGGAFGLGLLSTVSLHFINDRSDAVIGEVRGLLEASGVDPDMVVPGAGQTMLDTVLFQTSFTEGATAAFMAAAGLMILASIVMVSFMRVQPAELGQVRKQRGGGEPTEAAETAAV
- a CDS encoding SGNH/GDSL hydrolase family protein, coding for MSRTRPARQPLERRHRMLAAGVALAFVALVAGCSSTDDGGEKSGGRTATTDVPTRYVALGDSFTAAPFVPNAVEALGCYRSTGNYPSLVARGLRDAAGNGPATELVDVSCSAADTTHMTKPQTTVLQQRVPPQFEALTPETDLVTIGIGGNDFNVFATLTGRCPQLADRDPKGAPCRESLQRGGRDVLTEAVGRTQKRVRTVIEEVRERSPEARILLVNYPQLTPKKGCDNLMLARGDNAYAREVAERLDQALRRAAEATDAELVDLWSASEGHDICSDDPWVNGPETDFSRALQFHPFAEGQQAAADLVLEKLRS
- a CDS encoding BRCT domain-containing protein — encoded protein: MAGLLGFYLSQSPRPVPWEGTNLSTRSHWWPALEGLSKIPTKARASAERRPDEWLDRISSRLPRNPEPRVEAYLDVLERAMLDGYLSAHEEAALIEVAMHLGLHRDQVAAVHMTFLDAMAIAAWEDGVVTEAEHTVLSSVAAMLGLPRDLVRIALDRAEKVADRSSTSDAFKLESGDQVVFTGELSAPRGQLEELAERAGLRCGGVNKKTKLVVAADPDSQSGKAAKARSYEIPVITEAAFSRLLDSMHRVG
- a CDS encoding mismatch-specific DNA-glycosylase, yielding MSHDRRVLNDLLRPDLSVVFCGTAVATASARRGHYYSGPGNKFWQLLHEAGFTPTRLSPEEDVSLLDHGVGITDLVKNVAQSHDRGLDFSGTPRVAAHLETAAPRWVAFNGLTAGRAAAAQLGLARRKDVHLGEQPWHVGQSRVFVLPSSSGAHATMPYGEKLAWWRELRSASDASPA
- the ligA gene encoding NAD-dependent DNA ligase LigA; protein product: MSGDEVKAATPEARERHLVLAQEVDEARFRYYVQDRPTLSDADFDARMRELEALEEEFPELRTPDSPTQKVGGAVSTEFTPVDHLQRMESLDNAFTPEELTSWYERILRDGITSPALLCELKVDGLAINLLYEDGRLVRALTRGDGRTGEDVTPNVRTIASIPHRLTPTEEFPVPRRIEVRGEIFLPVEAFERLNAAMLDAGKPAFANPRNAAAGSLRQKDPRVTATRDLDMVCHGIGAREGFDPVTQSQAYEAMAAWGLPTSSRVKVFNNLDDVRAFIVDHGERRHEVEHEIDGVVVKVDEVASQRRLGSTSRAPRWAIAWKYPPEEVHAKLLGIEVNTGRTGRVTPFGRMEPTKVAGSTVEMATLHNFYEVKRKDVRPGDTVILRKAGDVIPEILGAVPELRPEGLPEWVPPTHCPACGTELVEQKAGDKDRRCPNHRSCPAQLMERVFHVGSRGAFDIEGLGYEAARALLDAGVLTDEGDVFALSEDDLLRTELFTRAPKKGEEGRQLTANGRKLLDNLQVRTKAPLWRVLVALSIRHVGPTAARALATEFGTMEAVRTADEETLAQTEGVGGIIAASVREWFDGPEGEWHTGIVDKWAAAGVTMADERDESVPRTLEGLTVVATGSLVNFTRDSVKEAIITRGGKASGSVSKKTDYVVVGDNAGSKAEKAEQLGVRMLDEAQFEKLLAEGPAGLGD